In the Nocardia asteroides genome, GGCACCCCCGCGAGCTGCTCCACCACGGTGGCGACGCCGTCGACGCCGCGCAGCGTGCGGGTGCGCACGTGCTGCCAGGCGGGCAGGAAGCGGCCGAAGGCGGCGGTCGGCACCGGCTCGACCTCGTGCCGCGCGGCGGCCAGCGAGCGCCGCCGGATTCGCCGCAGCACCTGGGTGTCACACCACTCCGAGCCGGACGCCGCCGGCGTGAACTCGCCCTCCACCACCCGCTTCTCGGTGCCGAGGCGGTGCAGCGCGGCGGCGGCCACCGCGGTGCCGAGGCCGAACCTGGCCGCCACCGCCGCGGTGTCGAAGGGGCCGTGCGTGCGGGCGAAGCGGCCGACCAGATCGCCGAGCGGGTCCGGCACCGGCTCGACGAAGGCGGCGGGGGTGCCGATCGGCAGCGGCACGCCGAGCGCGTCGCGCAGCCGCGCCGCGTCCTCCACCGCGACCCACCAGGAGCGCCCGGCGAAGCTGACCTCCAGCGCCCGCCTCGCCACCCGCAGCTCGGCGAACCAGTCGACGGGGTCGGCGGTGCAGCGCGCGGCCGCCTCCTCGGCGGTGAGCGGCCCGAGCAGCCGGAGCAGGTCGGCCAGCCCCTCCATATCCCGCGCGTGCCGCTCGGGGGTGAGCCGCTGCAGCTCCAGCTCGGTCTGCTCCAGCACCGCGGCGTCCAGCAGCTCGCGCAGCTCGACCCGGCCGAGCAGCTCGGCGAGCAACCCGGAGTCCAGCGAGAGCGCGGCGGCCCTGCGCTCGGCCAGCGGGTTGTCGCCCTCGTACATGAACTGGCCGATGTAGTCGAAGAGCAGCGCGTTGGCGAACGGCGACGGGGTCGGCGTCTCCACCTCGACCAGCCGGACCTGCCTGCGCGCCACCCGCCCGAGCAGCTCGGTGAGCGCGGGCAGGTCGTAGACGTCGCGCAGGCACTCCCGCGCGGTCTCCAACAGGATCGGGAAGTCCGGGAACTTCCGCGCCACGTCCAGCAGCTGCGCCGAGCGCTGGCGCTGCTGCCAGAGCGGGGCGCGCTTGCCCGGATCGCGGCGCGGAAGCAGCAGCGCGCGGGCGGCGCACTCGCGGAAGCGGGAGGCGAAGAGCGCCGAGGTGCCGACCTGCTCGGTGACGATCTGGTCGATCTCGTCCGGCTCGAAGACGAAGAGCTCGCTGCCGGGCGGCTCGTCGGTGGTGTCCGGCAGCCGGACCACGATGCCGTCGTCCGAGGCGGTCGGCGCGGCGTCCACCTCGAAGCGCTCGCGCAGCCGGGCCCCGATGGCCAGCGCCCAGGCCGCGTGCACCGGCGTGCCGTACGGCGAGTGCAGCACCAGCCGCCAGTCGCCCAGCTCGTCCCGGAAGCGCTCCACCACCAGCGTCTTGTCGGTGGGGAGGCGACCGGTGGCGGTGCGCTGCTCGGTGAGCAGCGCGGCCAGGTTGTCCCTGGCGAAGTCGTCCAGCCCGGCCGCGGCGGTGAGCTTCTCGATGCCGCCGTCGTCCAGGTGCCTGCCCGCGTTGCGCACGAACTCGCCGACCGCCTCGCCCAGCTCGGCCGGGCGGCCGAGCCCGTCGCCGTGCCAGAACGGCAGCCTGCCCGGCTGGCCGAAGGCGGGCGTGACCAGCACCCGGTCGTAGGTGATCTCCTCGATCCGCCAGCTGGTGGCGCCGAGCGCGAAGACATCGCCGACCCGGGACTCGTAGACCATCTCCTCGTCCAGCTCGCCCACCCGGGAGGCCTTCTCGCCGACCATGTACACCGCGAACATGCCGCGGTCCGGGATCGCGCCACCGGAGGTGACCGCGAGCCGCTGCGCGCCGGGGCGGCCGGTGAGCGTGCCCGCGTCCCGATCCCAGACCAGCCGCGGCCGCAGCTCGGCGAACTCGTCCGAGGGGTAGCGCCCGGCCAGCAGGTCGAGCACCGCCTCGTAGGCGGAGCGCGGCAGCCCGCTGTAACTGCCGGTGCCGCGCACCAGCTCGAACCAGCCGTCCACGTCGATGGGCTCGAGCGCGCAGGCGGCGACCGTCTGCTGGGCCAGGATGTCCAACGGGTGCGCGGGCATGCGCAGCGCCTCGATCTGCCCGGAGAGCATCCGGTGCGCGGTGACCGCGGTGTGCACCACGTCGGTGCGGTGCTTGGGAAAGAGCACGCCGCGCGAGATCTCACCCACCTGGTGCCCGGCCCGCCCGACCCGCTGCAGCCCGCTCGCCACCGACGGCGGCGCCTCCACCTGGACGACGAGGTCGACCGCGCCCATGTCGATGCCGAGCTCCAGGCTGCTGGTGGCGACCACGCAGCGCAGCCGCCCGCTCTTGAGGTCGTCCTCGATGAGCGCGCGCTGCTCCTTGCTCACCGAGCCGTGGTGCGCCCGCGCCAGCAGCTGTCCGGCACCGTGCACCACGTCGGTCGAGGCGCCGATCTGGGCGGGCGGGCCGTGCGCGGTGTCGACGGGCTCGCCCATCCGCTCGGCGTAGGTCTCGTTCAGCCGGGCGGTGAGCCGCTCGGCCAGCCGCCGCGAATTGGCGAAGACGATGGAGCTGCGGTGCTCGAGCACCAGGTCGACGATGGCCGCGTCGACGTGCGGCCAGATCGAGCCGGGCTGGTCGGACTCGCCGCCGGAATCCGGCTCGGTCATGTCCGCCACCGGGACCCGCACCGAGAGGTCGAAGGTCTTCGCCGCGGGCGGCGCCACGATGGTGATCGGCGCGGGGCCGACCAGGAAGCGCCCCACCTCCTCCGGCGGGCGCACGGTGGCGGAGAGCCCGATGCGCTGGGCCGGGTGCTCGGCCAGCGCGTCCAGCGCGTCCAGCCGGGCCAGCGAGAGCGCGAGGTGCGCGCCGCGCTTACCGCCCGCGATGGCGTGCACCTCGTCGACGATCACGGTGTGCACCTCGCGCAGCGTCTCCCGCGCCGCCGAGGTGAGCATGAGGAACAGCGACTCCGGGGTGGTGATCAGGATGTCCGGCGGGGTGCGCTGCATGGCTCTGCGCTCGCCCGCCGGGGTGTCGCCGGAGCGCACGCCGACGGTGATCTCCGGCGGCTCCAGCCCCAGCCTGGCCGCGGTGCGCGCGACCCCGGCGAGCGGGGCGCGCAGGTTGCGCTCGACATCCACCGCCAGCGCCTTGAGCGGGGAGACGTAGAGCACCGAGGTGCCGGCCTGCGGCTCGCCGCGCGCGCGGACCTTGGCCGCTGGGTCGCGGGTGGCCAGCCGGTCGATGGCCCACAGGAAGGCGGAGAGCGTCTTGCCGGAGCCGGTCGGCGCGATGACCAGGGTGTGCGCGCCCGCGGCGATCGCCTCCCAGGCGCCGAGCTGCGCGGACGTCGGCGCCGGGAAGGCGCCGTCGAACCACTGCCTGGTCGCTGGGGAGAACCGGTCCATGGCCCCAGTGTGCACCTGGGTACCGACAGCGCGGTTAACCTGCCGGTATGGCGGGGATGGTGCGGCTCGATCTGGTGAGCCACGGGATTACCGGTGCGTTGCGGGCCGGGCGGTTCCCGGACGACGAGCCGCTGCTCGACACCTGGGCCGCGGCACCGGTCGCGCGGCCGCCCGCGGTGGTGCTGACCGGGCCGGAGCGGCGGGCGGTGCGGACCGCGGCGGTGCTCGGCGTGCGGGCCGAGGTCGATCCGGCGCTGCGGGATCTGGACGCCGGGCGGTGGCGTGGTCTCGGCATGGCCGAGCTGCCGCCGGAGCAGTTGCACGCATGGCTGACCGACCCGGCGTTCGATGGGCACGGGGGCGAGTCGGTGGTGGCCGTGGTCGCCCGGGTCGGGGCGTGGCTGGCCGAGGTCGCTGCCCGCGGGGCGGCGGTCCTGGCCGTGACGCACCCGGCGGTGGTGCGAGCCGCCGTGGTCACCACGCTGGACGCGCCGCCGAGCGCGTTCTGGCGGGTGGACGTCCCACCCGGCTCCCGCACCCGGCTGCACTTCCGCAGCGCCTGGACCCTGCGTCTCCCGGCCTGAACCCCTACTCGAACCGAATTCCCTGCGCCAGCGGCAACTCCGTCGAGTAGTTCACCGTGTTGGTGGCCCGCCGCATGTACGCCTTCCAGGAGTCCGACCCCGACTCCCGCCCGCCCCCGGTCTGCTTCTCCCCGCCGAAGGCCCCGCCGATCTCCGCCCCCGACGTGCCGATATTCACATTGGCGATCCCGCAGTCCGACCCGTCGGCGGCGAGGAACCGCTCCGCCTCGCGCTGATTCCCGGTGAAGATCGCCGACGACAGCCCCTGCGGCACGGCGTTGTGCAGCTCGATGGCGGTGTCGAGGTCGTCGTAGGTGAGCAGGTAGAGGATCGGCGCGAAGGTCTCCTCCCGGACGATCGCGGTCTGCGCGGGCATCCGCACCAGCGCGGGCCGCACGTAGTAGGCGTCCGGCCCGAAGCCGTCCACCCTGGTACCCCCGGCGACGATCTCGCCGCCGTCGGCCACCGCGCGCTCCAGCGCCGCCGTCATGGCGTGGTACCCGCGCTCGTGGATCAGCGGCCCGACCAGCACGCCCGGCTCGGTGGGGTCGCCCACCCGCAGCTGACCGTAGGCGGCCGCCAGCCTGTCTGACAGCTCGTCCGCGATCGAGCGGTGCACGATCAACCTGCGCAGCGTGGTGCAGCGCTGCCCTGCGGTCCCCGCCGCCGCGAAGACGATGCCGCGCACCGCGAGCTCCAGATCGGCCGACGGCGTGACGACGGCGGCGTTGTTGC is a window encoding:
- a CDS encoding histidine phosphatase family protein; its protein translation is MAGMVRLDLVSHGITGALRAGRFPDDEPLLDTWAAAPVARPPAVVLTGPERRAVRTAAVLGVRAEVDPALRDLDAGRWRGLGMAELPPEQLHAWLTDPAFDGHGGESVVAVVARVGAWLAEVAARGAAVLAVTHPAVVRAAVVTTLDAPPSAFWRVDVPPGSRTRLHFRSAWTLRLPA
- a CDS encoding ATP-dependent helicase, whose translation is MDRFSPATRQWFDGAFPAPTSAQLGAWEAIAAGAHTLVIAPTGSGKTLSAFLWAIDRLATRDPAAKVRARGEPQAGTSVLYVSPLKALAVDVERNLRAPLAGVARTAARLGLEPPEITVGVRSGDTPAGERRAMQRTPPDILITTPESLFLMLTSAARETLREVHTVIVDEVHAIAGGKRGAHLALSLARLDALDALAEHPAQRIGLSATVRPPEEVGRFLVGPAPITIVAPPAAKTFDLSVRVPVADMTEPDSGGESDQPGSIWPHVDAAIVDLVLEHRSSIVFANSRRLAERLTARLNETYAERMGEPVDTAHGPPAQIGASTDVVHGAGQLLARAHHGSVSKEQRALIEDDLKSGRLRCVVATSSLELGIDMGAVDLVVQVEAPPSVASGLQRVGRAGHQVGEISRGVLFPKHRTDVVHTAVTAHRMLSGQIEALRMPAHPLDILAQQTVAACALEPIDVDGWFELVRGTGSYSGLPRSAYEAVLDLLAGRYPSDEFAELRPRLVWDRDAGTLTGRPGAQRLAVTSGGAIPDRGMFAVYMVGEKASRVGELDEEMVYESRVGDVFALGATSWRIEEITYDRVLVTPAFGQPGRLPFWHGDGLGRPAELGEAVGEFVRNAGRHLDDGGIEKLTAAAGLDDFARDNLAALLTEQRTATGRLPTDKTLVVERFRDELGDWRLVLHSPYGTPVHAAWALAIGARLRERFEVDAAPTASDDGIVVRLPDTTDEPPGSELFVFEPDEIDQIVTEQVGTSALFASRFRECAARALLLPRRDPGKRAPLWQQRQRSAQLLDVARKFPDFPILLETARECLRDVYDLPALTELLGRVARRQVRLVEVETPTPSPFANALLFDYIGQFMYEGDNPLAERRAAALSLDSGLLAELLGRVELRELLDAAVLEQTELELQRLTPERHARDMEGLADLLRLLGPLTAEEAAARCTADPVDWFAELRVARRALEVSFAGRSWWVAVEDAARLRDALGVPLPIGTPAAFVEPVPDPLGDLVGRFARTHGPFDTAAVAARFGLGTAVAAAALHRLGTEKRVVEGEFTPAASGSEWCDTQVLRRIRRRSLAAARHEVEPVPTAAFGRFLPAWQHVRTRTLRGVDGVATVVEQLAGVPIPASAWESLVLPARVRDYSPAMLDELTATGEVLWSGHGSITGKDGWIALHLAEQAPLTLPPADEPEFTETHLRLLTALGAVDGAMPQSGGAYFFRQLSDATGLLDDTAVAAALWDLVWAGLISGDTFAPVRALLGGTTRATTAHRSPRRAPRARAYLPRPALPTRSGPPTVAGRWSLLPERAADNTVRAHATADQLLERYGVLTRGSVQNEGVPGGFALMYRVLTEFEDRGRCRRGYFVDSLGGAQFSTTDVVDRLRAHEPHDGQRSTATALALAATDPANPYGAALPWPKGEVDGGHRPGRKAGAMVVLLDGELVAYLERGGKTLLTFTEDPDARQAAANALAELVHEGGVEALVIDRVDGETVHGHTFAGFLTAAGFSATPRGVRLRRGAVRREERPQRAVRRPEFGR